The Toxorhynchites rutilus septentrionalis strain SRP chromosome 3, ASM2978413v1, whole genome shotgun sequence genome includes a region encoding these proteins:
- the LOC129780359 gene encoding glucose dehydrogenase [FAD, quinone] isoform X1: MVFNILIASSVIKTATVVGSSLWLIPFLLGAISYYRYDRVDPESRVIDQHHIYPEYDFIVVGGGSAGAVVANRLTEVSRWKVLLLEAGPDENEISDVPSLSAYLQLSKLDWAYKTEPTDRACLGMVNNRCNWPRGKVLGGSSVLNYMIYVRGNKNDFNHWESLGNHGWGYKDVLQYFIKSEDNRNPYLARNPYHGKGGLLTVQESPWHTPLVAAFVEAGTEIGYENRDINGAQQTGFMIAQGTIRRGSRCSTAKAFLRPIRLRKNLHVAMNAHVTKLLIDPGTKKAVGVEFFRQGKRHFVKAKREIVMSAGSINTPQILMLSGIGPKEHLDEIGIKTIVDLPVGKNLQDHVGMGGLTFLVDKPVAILQNRLEAASVTMNYVINERGPMTVLGGLEGVAFVNTPFANVSHDWPDIQFHMAPASLNSDGGARVKKILGLKEDLYQEVFHPIANTFSWTIMPLLLRPRSRGWVRLKSKNPFHYPIMNPNYFEDPFDAMTLVEGAKIALRVADANVFKQFGSRVHRKPLPNCKHHKFLSDAYLDCQVRTISMTIYHPVGTTKMGPQWDPEAVVDPRLRVYGVTGLRVIDASIMPTIVSGNTNAAVIMIGEKGANMIKEDWLGHR; this comes from the coding sequence AtggttttcaatattttgatagCATCATCTGTGATTAAAACAGCCACAGTGGTTGGCTCTAGTCTATGGCTGATTCCATTTCTGTTGGGAGCGATCTCATACTATCGTTACGATCGAGTTGACCCAGAGTCCCGAGTCATTGACCAGCACCATATATATCCGGAATATGATTTCATAGTCGTTGGAGGTGGATCAGCGGGTGCGGTTGTGGCCAATAGACTTACCGAGGTGAGCAGATGGAAGGTACTACTCCTAGAAGCTGGACCCGATGAGAATGAAATATCAGACGTTCCATCCTTGTCGGCGTATCTTCAGCTTAGTAAATTGGATTGGGCTTATAAAACGGAACCTACTGACAGAGCATGTCTCGGCATGGTAAATAATCGTTGCAACTGGCCGAGGGGCAAAGTTCTTGGTGGATCTAGCGTGTTGAACTATATGATATACGTGAGAGGGAACAAAAACGATTTCAATCATTGGGAGTCGCTGGGTAACCACGGTTGGGGCTATAAGGACGTGTTGCAATACTTCATCAAATCGGAAGATAACCGCAACCCATATCTTGCCAGGAATCCATATCATGGTAAGGGAGGACTGCTCACAGTTCAGGAATCACCATGGCATACTCCACTGGTGGCAGCATTCGTAGAAGCCGGTACAGAAATAGGATACGAGAATAGAGACATCAACGGAGCCCAACAAACGGGGTTCATGATTGCTCAGGGAACTATTCGTCGTGGAAGTCGATGTAGTACGGCTAAAGCTTTCCTCAGACCCATAAGGCTCAGAAAGAATCTGCATGTTGCAATGAACGCTCATGTCACAAAGTTATTGATCGACCCTGGCACGAAAAAAGCGGTTGGTGTTGAGTTTTTCCGACAAGGTAAGCGCCATTTCGTAAAAGCGAAACGAGAAATCGTCATGTCCGCTGGGTCGATCAACACTCCGCAGATATTGATGCTGTCAGGTATTGGTCCAAAGGAACACCTAGATGAGATAGGCATTAAAACGATAGTTGATCTGCCGGTTGGGAAAAATCTTCAGGATCATGTTGGAATGGGTGGTTTGACCTTCTTGGTCGACAAACCAGTAGCGATTCTGCAGAACCGCCTCGAAGCAGCTTCCGTAACCATGAACTATGTGATCAACGAACGAGGCCCGATGACGGTGTTGGGTGGATTAGAAGGTGTCGCTTTCGTAAACACGCCATTCGCTAACGTTTCCCACGATTGGCCAGATATTCAGTTCCACATGGCACCAGCTTCGCTGAACTCGGATGGTGGAGCAAGGGTCAAAAAAATTCTTGGTTTGAAAGAAGATCTATACCAAGAAGTGTTTCACCCAATTGCGAACACATTTAGCTGGACTATCATGCCCTTGCTTTTACGTCCTCGATCGAGAGGATGGGTGcggttgaaatcgaaaaatccctTCCACTATCCCATCATGAATCCTAACTATTTCGAAGATCCTTTCGATGCGATGACGCTAGTGGAGGGAGCCAAGATCGCTTTGCGAGTTGCTGACGCGAATGTGTTCAAGCAGTTTGGCAGCCGTGTTCATCGGAAGCCTCTTCCCAACTGTAAACATCATAAATTCCTTTCGGATGCATACTTGGACTGCCAGGTGCGAACAATATCGATGACTATCTACCATCCCGTGGGTACAACCAAGATGGGTCCGCAGTGGGACCCGGAGGCTGTGGTGGATCCAAGATTACGTGTGTATGGGGTGACCGGATTACGTGTCATAGACGCTAGTATAATGCCAACGATCGTTAGTGGAAACACTAATGCCGCTGTAATAATGATTGGCGAGAAGGGCGCCAACATGATCAAAGAAGACTGGCTGGGGCATAGGTGA